A genomic stretch from Thermodesulforhabdus norvegica includes:
- a CDS encoding MlaA family lipoprotein, which produces MAQRQKIMVWVLLFLSTLLLIGLPIKYAASETIGRAQTALEPAEYQEPIVADPLEPINRFFFEFNDKMYFWLVKPVCTVYKTFLPPGLRQAIKNAFENLRAPIRFVNCILQRKGQAASTELKRFVVNSTLGLGGFFDIAKTHFNIEAADEDFGQTLGVYEVSEGIYINWPFLGPSTVRDSVGLVVDFFLDPLTYMPVDYLIQGGIRAGSHTNNTSLRLGEYEDLKESAIDPYVALKDAYIQHRRELIRR; this is translated from the coding sequence ATGGCACAAAGACAGAAGATCATGGTATGGGTGCTCCTCTTCTTATCGACTCTGTTACTTATAGGTTTGCCGATTAAATATGCCGCATCAGAAACAATCGGCAGGGCTCAAACAGCACTGGAACCTGCGGAGTATCAAGAGCCCATAGTTGCCGACCCCCTTGAACCTATAAACAGGTTTTTCTTTGAGTTCAACGATAAGATGTATTTCTGGCTGGTAAAACCGGTATGTACCGTCTACAAAACCTTTCTGCCCCCGGGGCTCCGTCAGGCCATAAAAAATGCCTTTGAAAATCTGCGGGCTCCTATTAGATTCGTAAACTGCATCTTGCAGAGGAAAGGTCAGGCCGCATCAACGGAGCTGAAGCGCTTTGTTGTTAATTCCACTTTGGGTTTAGGAGGGTTTTTCGATATTGCAAAAACCCATTTCAATATAGAAGCAGCCGACGAAGACTTCGGTCAAACCCTGGGAGTTTACGAGGTTTCTGAAGGTATCTACATAAACTGGCCCTTTCTCGGCCCATCAACGGTAAGGGATTCTGTAGGACTTGTTGTTGATTTTTTCCTGGATCCATTAACTTACATGCCCGTCGATTATTTGATCCAGGGAGGCATACGTGCCGGTTCGCACACCAACAACACATCACTGCGTCTTGGAGAATATGAAGACCTGAAGGAATCGGCAATAGATCCTTATGTTGCTTTGAAGGATGCCTACATACAGCATCGACGGGAACTTATCAGAAGATAA
- the ftsH gene encoding ATP-dependent zinc metalloprotease FtsH, translated as MPEPASWKDRFGGGGSSPHPDDKKDTARKMHFSIWYFILVLMLLSWLHETLLFSQNVLSLPYSDFKSYVRQGNVESVIIGEDTIKGKFLKPVNEKMYFRTVAVNDPGLVAFLEKHNVRYTAEKQNKLLMTILSWIVPLALFALFWGYILRRMGAGPHGVLSLGKARAKIYAEKDVGVTFDDVAGIDEAKRELQEIVEYLRNPEKFKRLGAKIPKGVLLVGPPGTGKTLLARAVAGEAGVPFFSMSGSDFVEMFVGVGAARVRDLFAQAKQNAPCIIFIDELDALGKARGINPMAGHDEREQTLNQLLVEMDGFDSTTGVIIMAATNRPEILDPALLRPGRFDRHIAVDKPDIKGREEILRIHVRNVKLGPDVDLRKIAALTPGFVGADLANLVNEAALLAARRNAEYVEMKDFQEALDRIIGGLEKKNRAINPREKKIVAYHEAGHALVAMSVEHADPVNKISIIPRGIGVLGFTQQLPTEDRYLMTKQELLDRLCVLLGGRVAEEVVFGDVSTGAQNDLQRATLIARSMITEYGMSERLGPITFRSEPKAMFLHTDTAAGWALSREFSEKTAEAIDEETREIVESAHRRVRNILEKNRAWLDRLAEELLEKEVLEGEDLERFVTEFKKHRSGDQNEGGE; from the coding sequence ATGCCTGAGCCGGCTTCATGGAAGGACAGGTTTGGCGGTGGTGGATCCTCTCCACATCCCGACGATAAGAAAGACACGGCCAGGAAGATGCATTTCTCAATATGGTATTTTATCCTGGTTTTGATGTTACTTTCCTGGCTTCACGAGACACTTCTTTTCAGCCAAAATGTCTTGAGTCTGCCTTATTCTGACTTCAAGTCCTATGTTCGGCAGGGTAACGTAGAGAGCGTGATCATCGGCGAGGATACGATAAAGGGTAAATTTCTCAAGCCGGTTAACGAAAAGATGTATTTTCGGACGGTTGCGGTTAATGATCCGGGCCTGGTAGCCTTTCTCGAGAAGCATAACGTAAGATACACGGCGGAAAAACAGAACAAACTTCTCATGACGATCCTGTCCTGGATTGTTCCCCTTGCCCTTTTCGCTCTTTTCTGGGGTTACATTCTCAGGCGTATGGGGGCGGGACCTCATGGGGTTTTATCCCTGGGAAAGGCCAGAGCAAAGATTTATGCGGAAAAAGATGTCGGAGTAACCTTTGATGATGTTGCCGGGATTGATGAAGCTAAAAGAGAGCTTCAGGAGATCGTTGAATATCTTAGAAATCCGGAAAAATTTAAACGGCTTGGAGCAAAGATTCCCAAAGGAGTGCTGTTGGTTGGGCCTCCCGGGACTGGAAAGACTCTCCTGGCCAGAGCAGTAGCCGGTGAAGCAGGGGTGCCTTTTTTCAGCATGAGCGGTTCCGATTTCGTGGAAATGTTCGTAGGGGTTGGAGCGGCGAGAGTCAGGGATCTTTTTGCCCAGGCAAAGCAGAATGCTCCCTGCATTATCTTTATTGATGAGCTTGACGCACTTGGAAAGGCCAGGGGTATAAACCCGATGGCCGGCCACGACGAACGTGAGCAAACCCTGAACCAGTTACTGGTTGAAATGGACGGGTTTGATTCCACGACCGGCGTAATCATCATGGCTGCAACTAACCGCCCGGAGATCCTTGATCCGGCTCTTTTAAGACCCGGCCGTTTTGATCGCCATATAGCAGTCGATAAGCCGGACATTAAAGGGCGGGAAGAAATTCTCAGGATTCACGTGCGTAACGTGAAGCTCGGCCCCGACGTCGATTTGAGAAAAATCGCCGCCCTTACTCCGGGGTTTGTGGGAGCCGATCTTGCCAACCTTGTGAATGAAGCGGCCCTTCTTGCAGCCCGCCGTAATGCAGAATACGTGGAAATGAAGGATTTTCAGGAGGCACTGGATCGAATAATCGGAGGTCTTGAAAAAAAGAATCGTGCCATAAATCCGAGAGAAAAGAAAATAGTGGCCTACCATGAGGCGGGGCATGCTCTGGTCGCTATGAGTGTTGAACACGCTGATCCGGTAAATAAGATTTCCATCATTCCCCGTGGTATAGGCGTACTGGGATTTACTCAGCAGCTTCCCACGGAAGACCGTTACCTGATGACCAAGCAGGAACTTCTTGACCGCCTCTGTGTGCTTCTCGGGGGACGGGTAGCTGAAGAGGTGGTTTTCGGAGATGTTTCCACAGGTGCTCAGAACGATTTGCAGAGGGCTACGTTGATTGCAAGAAGCATGATAACTGAGTATGGAATGAGTGAGCGACTTGGGCCTATTACCTTCAGAAGTGAACCAAAAGCAATGTTTTTGCATACCGACACGGCTGCAGGCTGGGCGCTGTCTCGGGAGTTCAGCGAAAAAACTGCGGAGGCCATTGATGAAGAAACGAGG
- the cobT gene encoding nicotinate-nucleotide--dimethylbenzimidazole phosphoribosyltransferase produces MRDLKELIFSIEPADASWEEKAWNRLKSQIRPRGSLGLLENIAARLAAIKRSLDIELSKKLIFTMAGDHGVAEEGVSAYPQEVTSQMVFAFIQGWASINVLARHGGIDVRVVDMGVASDLPEDWNIVRKKIRYGTANFTKGPAMTREEAEKGLLAGAELVVKAVKEEGYQLIGTGDMGIANTTPSSAILAVFSGRPVAEITGRGTGIDDQAFQKKVQAIERALSVNSPSPEDPIDVLAKVGGCEIAGLAGAVLGAAASKVPVVCDGFIATAGALIAVKLAPAAKDYLFISHRSGEPGHKVMSDILELPPILDLGMRLGEGTGAALAMPIVEAAAKVLKEIKTFEEAGVTDTGH; encoded by the coding sequence ATGAGGGATCTGAAAGAACTCATATTCTCTATTGAGCCTGCAGATGCATCCTGGGAAGAAAAAGCCTGGAACAGGCTGAAATCCCAGATTCGACCGAGAGGATCCCTGGGGCTTCTCGAAAACATAGCAGCTCGTCTTGCGGCGATAAAACGAAGCCTTGATATAGAACTGAGCAAGAAACTTATCTTCACAATGGCAGGTGACCACGGAGTTGCCGAGGAAGGTGTAAGCGCCTATCCTCAGGAGGTGACATCTCAGATGGTCTTTGCCTTTATTCAGGGATGGGCATCCATAAACGTCCTTGCCCGGCATGGAGGAATTGATGTTCGCGTAGTGGACATGGGCGTTGCCTCGGACCTCCCTGAAGATTGGAACATAGTGAGAAAAAAAATCCGGTACGGGACGGCCAATTTTACAAAAGGACCGGCAATGACCCGGGAAGAAGCCGAAAAGGGCCTTCTGGCCGGGGCAGAACTCGTTGTGAAGGCCGTTAAGGAAGAAGGTTATCAACTTATAGGCACCGGTGATATGGGCATTGCCAACACAACGCCTTCTTCTGCAATTCTTGCGGTGTTCAGTGGCCGTCCGGTGGCAGAAATAACCGGAAGAGGCACGGGCATAGACGATCAAGCCTTTCAAAAGAAGGTTCAGGCAATCGAAAGGGCACTCAGTGTAAATAGCCCCAGCCCCGAAGATCCCATTGATGTACTCGCTAAAGTAGGCGGTTGCGAAATTGCAGGTCTTGCAGGAGCCGTACTGGGAGCGGCTGCATCAAAGGTTCCCGTGGTTTGCGACGGTTTTATCGCTACTGCGGGCGCCCTGATAGCAGTAAAACTCGCACCGGCCGCAAAAGATTATCTCTTTATTTCCCACAGAAGCGGCGAACCGGGTCATAAAGTTATGTCAGACATTCTGGAACTTCCGCCAATATTGGATCTGGGAATGAGGCTCGGAGAAGGAACAGGAGCAGCCCTTGCCATGCCAATCGTTGAAGCCGCGGCAAAAGTCCTCAAGGAAATAAAAACCTTTGAAGAAGCAGGAGTAACGGATACGGGGCATTAA